A part of Chloroflexota bacterium genomic DNA contains:
- the pyrF gene encoding orotidine-5'-phosphate decarboxylase — protein MGPFNRRLAALNRSVDSLVCVGLDPDPQRLPADLPADAGGVERFVLAVIDATAGFACAFKPNLGFYLAMGAAGARLLESLRERVGPDRLLIGDAKWGDIGSTMAGYARARDAFGFDAVTASPYMGWEAVAGLGLDPARGVFMVCRSSNPGGGSVQLAGDTAEPIYLQLARQAAAANVHDNCGLVLGASDVDSLRNARRAAPRLSVLLPGIGAQGGDLAASLDALAADLGPPPTLINASRSIIYAGSGPDFASAAATAAQSMRDRINSALTGL, from the coding sequence ATGGGCCCGTTTAACCGGCGCCTGGCGGCTCTGAACCGCAGCGTCGATTCATTGGTGTGCGTGGGCTTGGACCCCGATCCGCAACGCCTGCCGGCTGACCTGCCGGCCGACGCGGGCGGGGTGGAGCGATTCGTCTTAGCGGTAATCGATGCCACTGCCGGATTTGCCTGCGCATTTAAACCGAATCTGGGTTTCTACTTGGCCATGGGCGCCGCAGGGGCGAGGCTGCTGGAAAGCCTGCGCGAGCGGGTCGGGCCCGACCGACTCCTGATCGGCGATGCCAAGTGGGGCGACATCGGCAGCACGATGGCCGGCTACGCGCGCGCCCGCGACGCATTTGGATTCGACGCGGTAACCGCCTCCCCCTACATGGGCTGGGAAGCGGTAGCCGGCCTCGGCCTGGACCCGGCGCGCGGAGTCTTTATGGTTTGCCGGTCTTCCAACCCGGGCGGCGGGTCGGTTCAGTTGGCCGGCGATACGGCCGAACCCATTTATCTGCAACTGGCGCGCCAGGCCGCCGCCGCCAACGTGCACGACAACTGCGGGCTGGTGCTGGGCGCATCCGATGTCGACTCGTTGCGCAATGCGCGCCGCGCGGCCCCCCGGCTATCGGTCCTCTTGCCCGGAATCGGCGCCCAGGGCGGCGATCTGGCGGCCTCGCTCGATGCATTGGCCGCAGACCTTGGTCCCCCGCCGACGCTGATTAACGCCAGCCGCAGCATCATCTACGCGGGTTCGGGTCCCGACTTTGCGTCCGCGGCGGCGACGGCCGCCCAGAGCATGCGCGACCGGATCAACTCCGCCCTTACGGGTTTGTAG
- a CDS encoding Gfo/Idh/MocA family oxidoreductase, with protein MISTSSKPWARPANASPRSPKDRRRWRRAGGPSGRGCGVRTTALLTFASNHAVKFWAKLLIQTAPLPLVVAGLGGISGDWLEALADNPDWELVAACDPDAGARQRLLAAGQLPVERVYSDLEIALRNFPEAAVLMLTPAENRFSAARLCLERGHPLLTEKPMSLDPDQALALAETARRSQVPFAVNQNYRYSSFARAVRRLLEEDAVGPIAFVECSAHRMLPAYGYRARERDVMLFEIGVHYIDLLRYWFGCDVAAVQALAPGVPFNSHSSAAVFFALIEMEGGQSASMFASRESRGHTDTYEGRWRLCGPEGSIHVNDLGRGFGVYVDRDPDGVPHLVQASGGTEDGFRPQLQDFARQVREGRPCQTHCLDNLRTLAACFAIADAYRLRQRVRVADPFELLAEPAP; from the coding sequence ATGATCAGCACGTCGAGCAAGCCCTGGGCCAGGCCCGCCAACGCCTCGCCGCGTTCGCCCAAGGACAGACGCCGTTGGCGGCGGGCGGGCGGTCCATCGGGCCGCGGTTGCGGCGTCAGAACCACAGCGCTTCTAACATTCGCTAGCAATCATGCGGTCAAATTCTGGGCGAAGCTATTGATTCAAACGGCGCCATTACCCCTTGTCGTCGCCGGCCTGGGCGGCATCTCGGGCGATTGGCTTGAAGCATTGGCCGACAACCCTGACTGGGAGCTGGTGGCCGCGTGCGACCCCGATGCGGGGGCCCGGCAGCGCCTGCTGGCAGCGGGCCAGCTACCAGTGGAACGTGTTTATTCCGATCTCGAGATCGCTTTGCGCAACTTCCCGGAGGCGGCGGTCTTGATGCTCACGCCGGCCGAGAATCGATTCTCCGCGGCCCGGCTTTGCCTGGAGCGCGGGCACCCGCTGCTGACCGAAAAACCGATGTCCCTGGACCCGGATCAAGCCCTGGCCCTGGCGGAGACCGCTCGCCGTAGCCAGGTCCCCTTCGCAGTGAATCAGAACTATCGGTACAGCTCCTTCGCCCGGGCGGTGCGGCGGCTGCTGGAGGAAGATGCGGTCGGCCCGATCGCCTTCGTGGAATGCTCGGCCCACCGGATGCTGCCCGCTTACGGTTACCGGGCCCGCGAACGCGACGTAATGCTCTTTGAAATCGGCGTCCACTACATCGATCTGCTTCGTTACTGGTTCGGGTGCGACGTGGCCGCGGTACAGGCGCTGGCGCCCGGCGTGCCGTTCAATTCCCACAGTTCGGCGGCGGTATTCTTCGCCCTGATCGAAATGGAAGGCGGCCAGTCGGCATCGATGTTCGCAAGTCGCGAGAGCCGCGGGCACACCGATACCTACGAAGGCCGGTGGCGACTCTGCGGGCCAGAGGGATCTATCCACGTCAACGACCTGGGTCGCGGATTCGGCGTTTACGTTGACCGCGATCCGGACGGTGTCCCACATCTGGTTCAGGCCAGCGGCGGGACCGAAGACGGTTTCCGGCCACAACTGCAAGACTTCGCCCGCCAGGTGCGCGAGGGTCGGCCGTGTCAGACGCACTGCCTTGATAACCTGCGCACCCTCGCCGCCTGCTTTGCTATTGCCGACGCCTACCGTCTACGGCAGCGGGTGCGCGTTGCCGATCCATTCGAACTACTTGCAGAACCGGCTCCTTGA
- a CDS encoding MBL fold metallo-hydrolase, with product MLEQLSPHLYRYRDTCNVYLVVSGSAALAIDFGSGEILGELAGAGVDQLEWVLHTHHHRDQCQGDWRLDGTDTRIAVPRREISFLNYAGSFWRHKRTVSNYEMQSEFQTLAESLPAHARLPDFEYFRWREYSFEVLPSPGHTKGSISLLAEIDGRRVAFCGDLIAAPGKVHRIHDLQWGYNELDGINAAAVSLRTLARGRPDQLLPSHGEAMDDPAGAIELLRTNLTQLYNVAKHTPEVPREPQISTGHYMRPISEHVWANRNSESNFYALVSDNGRALLLDYGFPSTDHGFPLSRFGDHSLQQLKEVAGVEKIDAVIPSHYHDDHVAGIPFLQERYGVEVWAHRVFAPIISDPLRYNLPCLMREPIRVDRVLEDGEEFEWEGYRLQAFHAPGHTHYASQVFFSADNIRYALTGDNILGSQTGPRLGGPIYRNRYNVGSFRPTLRALSEYSPQLLLTGHSGALSVDHEQLDELMAKTIDLERAFKDLVVDPDEVNFALDPQFFFVRPYWAFASAGEEVELEVHLTNHCAHAAEFDIRPNPPEGWAFTPDRIKGSLREGESVRLQLRLRVAADAAPARRRVATYDLTLAGRRFGQEAESLISVSAND from the coding sequence GTGCTCGAACAACTCTCGCCCCACCTCTATCGCTACCGCGACACTTGCAACGTCTACTTGGTCGTTAGCGGAAGTGCCGCCCTGGCGATCGATTTTGGGTCCGGTGAAATCCTCGGCGAATTGGCCGGGGCCGGGGTTGATCAGTTGGAGTGGGTCCTGCACACGCACCATCACCGCGACCAGTGTCAGGGCGACTGGCGACTGGACGGCACCGACACCCGGATCGCGGTGCCGCGCCGCGAGATTTCATTTCTCAATTACGCCGGGAGCTTCTGGCGCCACAAGCGCACCGTATCCAACTACGAGATGCAGTCGGAATTCCAGACCCTGGCCGAATCGTTGCCGGCCCACGCCCGGCTGCCCGATTTCGAATACTTCCGCTGGCGCGAGTACTCTTTCGAGGTCCTCCCCAGCCCCGGGCACACCAAGGGATCGATCAGCTTGCTGGCCGAGATTGACGGTCGCCGGGTGGCCTTCTGCGGCGATTTGATCGCCGCGCCCGGCAAAGTGCACCGGATCCATGACCTGCAATGGGGCTACAACGAGCTTGACGGGATAAACGCGGCCGCGGTCTCGCTGCGCACGCTGGCCCGGGGCCGGCCCGACCAGCTGCTTCCATCACACGGCGAGGCGATGGACGATCCGGCCGGAGCTATCGAACTGCTGCGGACCAACCTGACCCAGCTCTACAACGTCGCCAAACACACTCCCGAGGTTCCGCGCGAGCCGCAGATCTCGACCGGCCACTATATGCGGCCGATTTCCGAGCATGTTTGGGCCAACCGCAACAGTGAATCCAACTTCTACGCACTGGTGTCCGACAACGGGCGGGCGCTGCTGCTGGACTACGGATTTCCCAGCACCGACCACGGCTTTCCCTTAAGCCGCTTTGGCGATCACTCCTTGCAGCAGTTGAAAGAGGTCGCGGGAGTCGAAAAAATCGACGCCGTGATCCCCAGCCACTACCACGACGACCACGTGGCCGGAATCCCATTCCTGCAGGAGCGCTACGGCGTCGAGGTCTGGGCGCACCGGGTGTTCGCCCCGATCATCTCCGACCCCCTGCGCTACAACCTGCCCTGCCTTATGCGCGAACCTATCCGGGTCGACCGCGTGCTCGAAGACGGCGAGGAATTCGAGTGGGAAGGTTACCGGCTGCAGGCCTTCCACGCCCCCGGCCACACCCACTACGCCAGCCAAGTGTTTTTCTCCGCCGACAATATCCGCTACGCGCTCACCGGCGATAACATCCTGGGCTCGCAGACCGGGCCGCGGCTGGGCGGTCCGATCTACCGCAACCGCTACAACGTCGGGAGCTTCCGGCCGACCCTGCGGGCGCTGTCAGAGTACTCGCCGCAGCTGCTTTTGACCGGACATTCCGGGGCATTGTCGGTCGATCACGAGCAACTGGACGAGCTGATGGCAAAGACCATCGATCTCGAACGTGCATTCAAAGACCTGGTTGTCGATCCCGACGAGGTCAACTTCGCGCTCGATCCGCAGTTTTTCTTCGTCCGTCCTTACTGGGCGTTCGCGTCCGCCGGCGAGGAAGTGGAGCTGGAAGTCCATCTGACCAACCACTGTGCGCACGCGGCCGAATTCGACATCCGCCCCAATCCGCCGGAAGGCTGGGCGTTCACTCCGGACCGCATCAAGGGCAGTCTCCGGGAAGGCGAGTCGGTCCGCCTGCAGCTGCGCCTCAGGGTCGCGGCCGACGCCGCGCCGGCGCGGCGTCGGGTGGCCACGTACGACCTGACTCTGGCCGGCCGGCGGTTCGGCCAGGAGGCCGAGAGCCTTATCAGCGTGTCCGCCAACGACTGA
- a CDS encoding glycerol-3-phosphate dehydrogenase/oxidase encodes MLANVRSAVVLTPQPRPDGPPARRQRRLSLGERGEALAGLAQGLLDVLIIGGGITGCGVALECAARGLSTGLVEARDFGGGTSSRSTKLIHGGLRYLRHFEFDLVQEAAHERRRLGQLAPGLVSEFPFVLPFYGGSWSAAQLRVGLSTYDLMGGFGGHSRNVGVSQERLRSRFAPLLNGGARGAYQYFDALTDDARLTIQVAKTAASLGARLANYLPVQAIEPAAGHYRVIVRDGLGADEHTLRARRVVLAAGVWLDELMGMIEPGWEPVIAPAKGIHLFMPRGALGPDCAFTLSAPSDGRLIFAIPWYGRLMIGTTDTPYRGPLADPLPDPEGAAYLIESIDARLPGLGIGQAPIIGAQAGVRPLIREEGADLEDTSRRERYLRGRSGVIAVGGGKLTTYRQIARRLADLVAAELGASLPPPVQADTGRIPVNRRIGEPSGSALASVADPGRSEVLRIAYGEGAGEIARIAARGHGRMIPGADLSEAEVRYAVAHEMAQTPEDLLARRRRTFLVEEGNGEAAAGPLASLLADLLGRSGDWAEEIAGSYLATVRAHRGAV; translated from the coding sequence TTGCTAGCGAATGTTAGAAGCGCTGTGGTTCTGACGCCGCAACCGCGGCCCGATGGACCGCCCGCCCGCCGCCAACGGCGTCTGTCCTTGGGCGAACGCGGCGAGGCGTTGGCGGGCCTGGCCCAGGGCTTGCTCGACGTGCTGATCATCGGCGGCGGGATCACTGGCTGCGGCGTGGCCTTGGAGTGCGCCGCGCGCGGACTGTCCACCGGGTTGGTTGAGGCGCGCGACTTCGGGGGCGGCACGTCTTCGCGGTCTACGAAGCTGATCCACGGGGGCCTGCGCTACCTTCGCCACTTCGAGTTCGACCTTGTCCAGGAGGCAGCTCACGAAAGACGCCGGTTGGGGCAGCTGGCCCCCGGACTCGTGAGCGAATTCCCGTTTGTGCTCCCCTTTTATGGCGGCTCCTGGTCAGCCGCGCAGTTGCGGGTCGGACTATCAACCTACGACCTGATGGGCGGGTTTGGCGGTCATTCCCGCAATGTGGGGGTTTCACAGGAACGGCTGCGGAGCCGCTTTGCGCCGCTGCTAAATGGCGGGGCGCGCGGCGCCTATCAGTACTTTGATGCGCTGACTGACGATGCGCGGCTGACAATCCAAGTCGCCAAGACCGCCGCCTCGCTGGGCGCGCGCCTGGCCAATTACCTTCCGGTTCAGGCGATCGAACCGGCCGCCGGCCATTACCGGGTGATCGTGCGCGACGGCCTCGGCGCGGACGAGCACACCCTGCGCGCCCGCCGGGTGGTCCTGGCGGCCGGGGTCTGGCTGGATGAACTCATGGGGATGATCGAGCCCGGCTGGGAGCCGGTGATAGCCCCGGCCAAGGGGATCCATCTTTTCATGCCGCGCGGCGCGCTCGGACCCGACTGCGCATTTACGCTTTCGGCGCCTTCCGACGGCAGGCTGATATTTGCCATTCCCTGGTATGGCCGGCTGATGATCGGTACCACCGACACTCCCTATCGGGGACCGTTGGCCGATCCGCTGCCGGACCCGGAAGGGGCCGCCTATCTGATCGAATCGATCGACGCCCGCCTGCCCGGGCTGGGGATTGGCCAGGCCCCGATCATCGGGGCCCAGGCCGGCGTACGACCGCTCATTCGCGAGGAAGGCGCCGATCTCGAAGACACGTCAAGGCGGGAACGGTACCTGCGGGGGCGCAGCGGGGTCATCGCGGTCGGCGGAGGCAAGCTCACCACCTACCGCCAGATTGCACGCCGCCTGGCCGACCTGGTGGCCGCCGAACTCGGCGCGAGCTTGCCGCCGCCGGTGCAGGCCGATACCGGTCGGATTCCGGTCAACCGGCGCATCGGCGAGCCGTCCGGATCGGCCCTGGCTTCGGTGGCCGACCCCGGCCGGTCCGAGGTGTTGCGGATCGCCTACGGCGAAGGGGCGGGTGAGATCGCGCGCATCGCCGCGCGCGGACACGGCCGGATGATTCCCGGCGCGGACCTATCCGAGGCCGAAGTGCGCTACGCGGTGGCCCACGAGATGGCGCAGACGCCCGAGGATCTGCTGGCGCGCCGGCGCCGGACCTTCCTCGTCGAGGAGGGTAACGGCGAGGCCGCGGCAGGGCCGCTGGCCAGTTTGTTGGCGGACCTCCTGGGGAGATCCGGAGACTGGGCCGAGGAGATCGCCGGGAGCTATTTGGCGACCGTCCGGGCGCACCGCGGCGCGGTCTGA
- a CDS encoding transporter substrate-binding domain-containing protein — protein sequence MFGPMRRPVQRRLASVGRPGRVAAGAAILAVLLLAGCDLGGAETVRRVATLPSPPPPTVAPKPERLELVLDRGRLSCGVSDSRPGFASPGDDGAYDGLEVDFCRALAAALLGNRGALDLVPLGGDDALDALAEGRVDVLLAGTALTQGADVQAGLDFAAPLYFDGQQLLGHAARGYSAASDLADLAGAVVCVHAGSDAERRIAAAAEGIRLSSQLTAAAALAEFAAGNCDAVTNDSSDLIAAMAASPEGADWALFPTRSLTVRPLAAAVQDGQSRFADAVRWTLFALLIAEEHGINSQNLDLALIDAGVDLARLFGVGPSEMQSAMGIPHDAFYQAVSQVGNYGEIFERNLGRLGVARGWNGLYRDGGLHYPGPVR from the coding sequence ATGTTCGGGCCAATGCGACGCCCGGTGCAACGGCGCTTGGCAAGTGTTGGGCGGCCGGGCCGGGTCGCTGCCGGCGCGGCGATCCTGGCCGTGCTGCTGCTGGCCGGTTGTGATCTGGGCGGGGCGGAGACCGTACGGCGGGTTGCGACCCTGCCTTCGCCCCCGCCGCCGACGGTTGCCCCGAAGCCGGAGCGACTGGAGCTGGTGCTTGACCGCGGTCGCCTCAGCTGCGGCGTCAGCGATTCCCGGCCCGGTTTCGCAAGCCCCGGGGACGACGGGGCATACGACGGGCTGGAGGTGGACTTCTGCCGCGCCCTGGCCGCCGCCCTGCTGGGCAACCGCGGGGCACTGGACCTGGTTCCGCTTGGCGGGGACGACGCGCTGGACGCGCTCGCCGAGGGACGGGTCGACGTGCTCCTGGCCGGTACGGCGCTCACCCAGGGCGCGGATGTGCAGGCCGGGCTCGATTTCGCCGCCCCGCTCTACTTCGACGGCCAACAGCTGCTGGGCCACGCCGCGCGTGGCTACTCGGCGGCCAGCGACCTGGCCGATCTGGCCGGAGCGGTAGTTTGCGTGCATGCCGGCTCGGACGCCGAGCGGCGGATCGCGGCGGCCGCCGAGGGAATCCGGCTCAGCTCGCAGCTGACGGCCGCGGCGGCGCTGGCCGAGTTCGCGGCCGGCAACTGCGACGCCGTCACCAACGACAGCTCGGACTTGATAGCGGCCATGGCGGCCAGCCCCGAGGGGGCCGACTGGGCCCTGTTCCCAACCAGGTCGCTCACGGTGCGGCCGCTGGCGGCGGCCGTTCAGGATGGCCAGTCGCGCTTTGCCGACGCGGTGCGCTGGACCCTGTTCGCGCTGCTGATCGCCGAGGAGCATGGCATTAACTCGCAGAACCTGGACCTGGCCCTGATCGATGCCGGCGTTGATCTGGCGCGCCTGTTCGGGGTCGGCCCGTCCGAGATGCAATCGGCGATGGGAATCCCGCACGACGCGTTCTACCAGGCGGTTTCGCAGGTCGGCAACTACGGCGAGATCTTCGAGCGGAATCTGGGCCGTCTGGGGGTGGCCCGAGGGTGGAACGGCCTGTACCGCGACGGCGGACTGCACTACCCGGGGCCGGTCCGCTAG
- a CDS encoding CoA transferase, with protein MGADKFLDGVLVLDFSRVLAGPFCTMTLGDLGARVIKVEPLGGDEARGMGPFRDEQSLYFASVNRGKESVSLDLKDPRARAAAQTLAGRADVLVENYRPGTMQRLGLGYEHLAARNPALVYLSLSGFGQTGPYADRGAYDVIVQALSGLMSITGPEGGPPTRVGASLGDLVPALYGVIAVLAALLQRRSSGRGTWIDLGMLDSVFAVLENALARFQASGQNPSPLGNRHPSITPFSTFAAADGPIAIACGNNALFERLCQALDAGRVAEDPRFASNALRTRNQAELALAIESRLATGTTADWERRLLAAGIPAARVNQISDLLADEHLRERGMLTQLHLDGEADAITIPGTPLRARGFDRAVAERAPTLGEHTASVLSELADFDARALRELLDGAVAGDGGGNRN; from the coding sequence GTGGGCGCCGACAAGTTCTTAGACGGCGTGCTGGTGCTGGACTTTTCACGGGTCCTGGCCGGGCCGTTCTGCACGATGACGCTCGGTGATCTGGGCGCCCGGGTAATCAAAGTCGAACCGTTGGGTGGCGACGAGGCCCGTGGCATGGGTCCGTTCCGGGACGAACAGAGCCTGTACTTTGCCAGCGTCAACCGCGGCAAGGAAAGCGTGAGCCTGGACCTGAAGGACCCGCGCGCCCGGGCCGCCGCCCAGACGCTGGCCGGCCGGGCCGACGTCCTGGTCGAAAACTATCGGCCGGGGACAATGCAGCGCCTGGGTCTGGGGTACGAGCACCTGGCGGCCCGGAATCCGGCCCTGGTGTACCTTTCGCTCTCCGGCTTCGGGCAGACCGGACCGTATGCGGACCGCGGCGCCTACGACGTAATCGTGCAGGCGCTGAGCGGGCTAATGAGCATCACCGGACCGGAAGGCGGGCCGCCGACCAGAGTGGGGGCGTCGCTCGGGGACCTAGTTCCGGCCCTTTACGGGGTAATCGCGGTCCTGGCGGCGCTGCTGCAGCGGCGCTCCTCCGGCCGCGGCACCTGGATCGACCTGGGCATGCTCGACTCGGTGTTCGCGGTGCTGGAAAACGCCCTGGCGCGCTTCCAGGCCAGCGGCCAAAACCCCTCCCCGCTCGGCAACCGCCACCCATCGATCACCCCGTTCAGCACCTTCGCTGCGGCCGACGGGCCGATCGCGATCGCCTGCGGAAACAACGCCCTGTTCGAGCGCCTGTGCCAAGCCCTGGATGCCGGCCGGGTCGCCGAAGATCCGCGTTTTGCCAGCAACGCCCTGCGGACGCGCAATCAGGCCGAGCTGGCGCTGGCGATCGAATCGCGGCTGGCGACCGGCACGACCGCGGACTGGGAAAGACGGCTGCTGGCCGCCGGGATTCCGGCAGCGCGGGTGAACCAGATCTCGGACCTGCTGGCGGACGAGCACCTGCGCGAGCGCGGGATGCTGACCCAATTGCACTTAGACGGAGAAGCCGACGCGATCACCATTCCGGGCACGCCATTGCGAGCCAGGGGATTCGACCGGGCGGTGGCGGAACGGGCGCCGACACTAGGCGAACACACCGCGAGCGTGCTGTCCGAACTGGCCGACTTCGATGCCAGAGCGCTGCGCGAACTACTTGACGGCGCCGTGGCCGGTGACGGCGGTGGCAACCGAAATTAA
- a CDS encoding 4a-hydroxytetrahydrobiopterin dehydratase: protein MPDLLTPEQLAERLKDAPDWSVADGQIAREFTLATFVAAIEFVGGVAAIAERLNHHPDIDIRYRRVRIAVSTHSAGGLTELDFELAAQVDRLQDD, encoded by the coding sequence ATGCCCGACTTACTGACCCCTGAACAACTGGCCGAGCGCCTAAAGGACGCCCCCGATTGGAGCGTTGCCGACGGGCAGATCGCGCGGGAATTTACCCTTGCGACATTCGTGGCCGCGATCGAATTCGTCGGCGGAGTGGCCGCGATCGCCGAGCGCCTAAATCACCATCCGGATATCGACATCAGATACCGGCGGGTCCGGATCGCGGTCAGCACGCATAGCGCCGGCGGCTTGACTGAATTGGATTTCGAATTGGCCGCCCAGGTCGACCGGCTCCAAGACGATTGA
- a CDS encoding ferredoxin family protein produces the protein MTYIITDACIGTKDASCVDVCPVDCIHPRTDEDEFESAEMLYIDPIECIDCGACEPACPVEAIYPDFDLPDDKAEWLQVNADYFKSE, from the coding sequence ATCACCTACATCATCACCGACGCCTGCATCGGCACCAAAGACGCCTCCTGCGTCGATGTTTGCCCGGTCGACTGCATTCATCCGCGGACCGACGAGGATGAATTCGAATCGGCGGAAATGCTCTACATTGATCCGATCGAGTGCATCGACTGCGGAGCCTGCGAGCCCGCGTGCCCGGTGGAGGCAATCTACCCCGACTTTGATCTGCCCGACGACAAAGCCGAGTGGCTGCAGGTCAATGCCGACTACTTCAAGTCCGAATAG
- a CDS encoding ankyrin repeat domain-containing protein, with protein MFDQIAGGRTDAVFEYLGSGNPVDSTDAAGVSLIRWCAYYGDVSAIKFLLANGESLDALGANFDLNGASFHGHWQLCQFLIEQGADVNRPLPGTLETPLHAAFCKSDQPVFDLVADVLLAAGADPNSTTAPAVPTGSFMRDCRTKAETPLRRAAAYGGENAIRMLLDAGAAVDARDMNGDSPLSWASWHQRPAHILAMLCFGQHTIHPEAAQQSARERAAGWRGMEKSLAGTPTHGPAMSEPR; from the coding sequence ATGTTTGATCAAATCGCAGGCGGACGGACCGACGCAGTATTTGAATATCTGGGTTCCGGAAATCCGGTTGATTCGACCGATGCTGCCGGAGTGTCGCTTATCCGCTGGTGTGCTTATTACGGCGACGTCAGCGCGATCAAGTTTCTGTTGGCCAACGGAGAGTCGCTCGACGCACTGGGGGCGAATTTCGACCTCAACGGAGCCTCCTTTCACGGGCACTGGCAACTCTGTCAATTCCTGATCGAACAAGGAGCGGACGTCAATCGGCCGCTGCCCGGCACATTGGAAACACCATTGCACGCAGCTTTCTGCAAATCAGACCAACCGGTTTTTGACTTGGTTGCCGATGTCCTACTCGCGGCAGGGGCGGACCCAAACTCGACCACGGCGCCGGCGGTTCCAACCGGTAGCTTCATGCGCGACTGCAGGACCAAGGCAGAGACGCCCTTGCGCCGCGCGGCGGCTTACGGGGGCGAAAACGCGATCCGAATGCTGCTCGACGCCGGGGCGGCGGTTGACGCCCGCGACATGAATGGTGATTCGCCGCTTTCCTGGGCAAGTTGGCATCAACGACCGGCCCACATCCTGGCGATGCTTTGCTTTGGGCAACACACGATTCATCCCGAGGCCGCGCAGCAATCGGCCCGGGAACGGGCAGCCGGTTGGCGGGGCATGGAAAAAAGCTTGGCGGGAACTCCCACCCACGGTCCCGCAATGAGCGAACCCCGCTAG
- the ribB gene encoding 3,4-dihydroxy-2-butanone-4-phosphate synthase encodes MSDQLAKAIESLRRGGLAILVDDRNRENEGDVVVAAEFITANAITFMAEHCRTMITIPMTAARLARLGIDLMVKANSGPEHTAFTVSVDYRHGTTTGSSAVDRAKTIRALVDETAKPSDFASPGHVFPLRAHPDGLGARRGHTEGAIELMKLAGLYPAAAISEVQGRHGKMLDKDELIEFAHRFEMPMVRVQCIAEHLAEVSQSPAEAGTALPTGQISA; translated from the coding sequence GTGTCTGATCAACTTGCCAAGGCCATCGAGTCGCTGCGCCGCGGCGGGCTTGCGATCCTGGTCGACGACCGCAACCGCGAGAACGAGGGCGATGTGGTAGTGGCGGCGGAATTCATCACCGCCAATGCAATTACGTTCATGGCCGAGCACTGTCGCACGATGATCACGATCCCGATGACTGCGGCCCGATTGGCCCGGCTGGGAATCGACCTGATGGTCAAGGCCAACAGCGGGCCGGAGCACACTGCGTTCACAGTCTCCGTCGATTACCGCCACGGCACGACCACCGGCAGCTCGGCGGTGGATCGCGCCAAAACGATTCGGGCGCTGGTTGACGAGACGGCCAAGCCCAGCGACTTCGCCTCCCCCGGCCACGTTTTTCCGCTGCGCGCCCACCCAGACGGCCTTGGGGCGCGCCGCGGCCACACGGAGGGCGCGATCGAATTGATGAAACTGGCCGGACTCTACCCGGCCGCCGCGATATCCGAAGTCCAGGGTCGGCACGGAAAGATGCTGGACAAGGATGAGCTGATCGAATTCGCGCACCGCTTCGAAATGCCGATGGTCCGGGTTCAGTGCATCGCCGAACACCTCGCGGAGGTCAGTCAATCCCCCGCGGAAGCCGGGACGGCGCTGCCGACGGGACAAATCAGCGCTTAA
- a CDS encoding methyltransferase domain-containing protein gives MAVSPVSDPDTLPAWPKDFTHFYEALTGDFRGDVPMYIKLAEERGSPTILDVACGTGRVAIPLAEAGFRVTGVDFDPEMVKLAKAKAEHLELQKRAVFFRRRMQDMKLRRRNFGLILLGADSLAHLLNPADILLTLQSCRDHLDPDGSLYITYKQSPYLECTGKYHVQKERPRHVFNKHLNETLQYKGTTVVDPNFQRIMFHHEFAPPRTERTRENTIVFEYKTRPVFPGELSLLLEHAGLEITARCGDFALSPLMPQSEKLILEARHRNPPANNSQ, from the coding sequence TTGGCTGTTAGCCCTGTTTCCGATCCCGACACCCTACCCGCGTGGCCCAAGGATTTCACCCACTTCTACGAAGCACTTACCGGTGATTTCCGCGGTGACGTGCCCATGTACATCAAGTTGGCCGAGGAGCGCGGCAGCCCGACAATCCTGGACGTTGCCTGCGGCACCGGACGCGTAGCGATCCCGCTGGCCGAAGCCGGCTTCAGGGTCACCGGGGTCGATTTCGACCCTGAAATGGTCAAGCTGGCCAAAGCCAAGGCGGAGCATCTCGAACTGCAGAAGCGGGCGGTCTTTTTTCGCCGTCGAATGCAGGACATGAAACTACGGCGGCGCAACTTCGGGCTCATCCTCCTGGGCGCCGACTCATTGGCGCACCTGCTAAACCCCGCCGACATATTGCTGACGCTGCAAAGCTGTCGCGATCACCTCGATCCCGACGGGTCGCTGTACATCACCTACAAGCAGTCGCCCTATCTGGAGTGCACGGGCAAGTACCACGTCCAGAAAGAGCGCCCCCGGCACGTGTTCAACAAGCACCTGAATGAAACGCTGCAATACAAGGGAACCACGGTGGTCGACCCCAACTTCCAGCGGATCATGTTCCACCACGAGTTCGCCCCGCCGCGAACCGAACGCACGCGCGAGAACACCATCGTCTTCGAGTACAAAACGCGTCCCGTGTTTCCGGGGGAACTATCCCTGCTGCTGGAACACGCCGGGCTGGAAATCACCGCCCGCTGCGGCGACTTCGCGCTCTCTCCGCTGATGCCGCAGAGCGAAAAGCTGATCCTGGAAGCCCGCCACCGCAACCCTCCGGCCAACAACTCCCAGTAA